A segment of the Necator americanus strain Aroian chromosome IV, whole genome shotgun sequence genome:
AACAACTGTTTCGATTAAATCGACGGACGATCCCCTCATTAACGAAATATGTTTCAAACCATGAGCCATAGGGATCGATATCGGCTCTTTCTTTCCAAACTAAGCTGATCTAAACGAGAAAATTCCCCAACAATTCCTATTTTAAAAGGTTTACAAAAATCCAACCATGAAATTCAGTTTCGCGGCAGCTTACAGttccaaataaaagaaaactttttctttttacgaaAAACTATAACTCGTTTACTAACCGCTGCATTCAACTCATCGAATACATTTTCTGGGAGAATTCAACGTTCACTGTTTTTCCTTTGTATTTACCTACCCTTGTCGCCTTTCTttttaaacagaaataaaacgaTATCAAAGTTTTCTACTGAGATAAAAAGGCCCCGTTACATCTCAGAACTCGGAAAAATCCTCCAGGAATTTTACTCTAATCTTTCAGCTTAAAAGAATGGAATACAGTAGAAAGTGTGTTGTTTCCAACAGAtaaatagttttatttatCCAATCGTAAAAACCACTATGTATCAAGTAAAATCCCGATGAAGATATTCTGCTCAAAGGGCCAATAATCCATTGGAATTTGCACCGCTATGCCCGCAGCAATCCAAGGTTGTCGCCTCAACCAGCGTCGAGTAAAACATCTTCTGATAAGATCTCCGGGTAATAAAAACTCATAGTTATgtaatttatcattttttttactgttaaCATAAGCAATCGCATAACTAGTTAGAACACTATAAATCTTCACTCGTATGTtgataaacaacaaacaatttcCCTCGCTCAAAACAAGATTTAAAACCACTATAGCCGTGGAAATAACAGGAATGCAGAAAATTAACGAGAGAACACTAACATATCTCTACGATGTCATATAATCTCAAGAATGTCAATCTTTTAGAGGAAGCGTTCAGTATTTCTTGACGGCCTCCACAATATGCTTCGCCGAAATACCAAACATATCGAGCAGTTCATCGGGCGAACCAGACCGAGGTACATTCTGCACGCAGATGGAACGCACGCGAATGTTTGTGTGATCAGCAACGGCGGAAGAAACCTGGCAATatcaaattttacaaaaaggCAAATGTTGGGAAATTACACTAGAAATCCAATGTTTACAGCTTCTCCAATGCCTCCAGCGGGATAGTGATCCTCAACAGTAAGAATTTTTCCGCCAACTCGCTTAGCATGTTCAACAATAGTTGCTTGATCGATGGGTTTGATAGTGAATGGATCGATAATGCAGCAATGTATACCTGAACAAAAGTAGTACTATCATAcgattaaaaatttgaaatgaacacGCTCAAGTAACTTGCCATCTTTCTCTAGTTGTTCTGCGGCCTTGATGCATTCGTACGCAGTCACTCCGGCTCCAATCAAAACGAATTTGTCGGTGGGCGACTGTTTCAGCACCTAAAAGATTTGTTACTGAATACTTGGGGAAATCCAGTAGTATTCGTTAGTCGTACCTTAGCTTTTCCAACTTCAAAATGCTCATCATTGGCGTACAGCACAGGGAGAGCAGGACGACCAGTGCGAATGAACACAATTCCTCTGATATTGGCTGCTAGTTCTGTCGCTCTCTCAGCGGACACAGCATCAGTTGGATAGAACACAGTGGAACCAGGAAGAGCACGGAACATCGCCAAATCCTAAAATGTTCAAGAGTTTTAGTTTCTTCGAATAACATCAAGGAATAATCAGGGTGaagcgtgtagttgggaaaaccactctcgagaacgacTCCCCATAGAAGACTCTCCAGAAAGCGATCCttcatcgtttttcttctagtatagtgtgtgtgtgtgtatgtgtgtatgtgtgtatgtgtgtatgtgtgtgtatgtgtgtgtatgtgtgtatgtgtgtatgtgtgtgtatgtgtgtatgtgtgtatgtgtgtgtgtgtgtgtatgtgtgtatgtgtgtgtgtgtgtgtgtatgtgtgtatgtgtatgtgtatgtgtgtgtgtgtgtttgtgacGAAAATACTCtgtaatgatgcaaaactgtACACATGTATGTTTGCTCTGATAAGGTAAGttatttctctcatatgttagtgaaggttaataaacttttatgtgaatgtatactcccaaatttgcaaactatcatgctgtatagtataataacgggtttattctgtcatgtgtgtgcgtctgtgtatgcgtgtgtctcagtcaagaaattccaaaaagagagcaAGACGGATACTGGCGTCGGTTTGGCGCGCTAGAGCCTCAACgtggtaaaattgggtgaaacGGGTCCTACAGCGTCGAATTCATGCAATTCATGCTTCTAATAGctaagaatgatgtgctagcaTGAAATGACGGTGGATACCAAAGACTCACTCGTTTTGATTCATTCTCTTATACCCAATATTTTCTCAATGTCCTTTAATTGCTTAGAATTCTTCCAAACCAGTCCGGTCCAAAAGGTGTCAAATTATACGAGGAAAATCTTTGAGTAATACTCTACACCATCTATTTTCGTAATATTTTGCATCCCTTgatatgtgtttatttaatgTCGGCTACCCCGTgtcttttcttcctgctctttccattttttttcctcttttaacAAGCTTTACCCCCCCCCCACCCATTCATCCcactgttgagaaattctcaacgcacgCTCGACACTGAACATAGCAGAAGTCCTATAACGTCTGGCTTTGCTTAAGGATAATGGCAATTaatgaaacaacaacaaaagtaACAAATTTCGTACCTCAAGAGCCATCTGACTAGGTCCATCTTCGCCAATAGAAACGCCGACATGTGAACCAGCACATTTCAGATTTGCAAACGAGACAGCAGCCATACGAATTTGGTCACAAGCACGAGTGAAGAAGGCAGCGAACGTGCTgaaagcgaagacgatttcaCATTTGGAATTTAGATACTTTTCACTCCCATACTATTTGTATGGAAAGAAAATCAGATGATTTATAAATTATCTGCTGTTTATTCATTAAGAAAGGATGAAGTCTGATCATTTCCCTTTTCAataattgaaaacattttaaaatttgaaaagttcgactttcaatgaacctcgacATAGTAAGATGGTATAGTATATGATAGTACCTCTACCGGGTCGTGATTTTCAATGAGCTGTACACGAAGTtgttaaaaaattttattggttaacgtttcggcaaaagaaccttcttcagagcccgAAAAAGCCGATCCAATTCACAATTAAGGatatcaccccatgaatctggggtggtaggggtttcaggcgggtgatgcctctaccgggtcgtagattatggagaagagggtgatttcgttcatttttatttgtatcgGTGTAAacggaactgtttcttacgacagtTTCTGTCTTCTGTCTTCTCAGGACCTTTGCGcaccgccccgcctgcgactttccgaatgggttttcgacgaatcgcaggcggaggaGGGACGGTTGCGCAATCGTTGCGGagagatgaatggaatcaccctctccccAGAATCTATGACTCCGTAGACGTTACCCGCCTgagacccgtaccaccccagactagtagggtgatgcctttaaattatcAAATCTCTCCACGACTAAGCAGATAAACTCCGtaccttcttttttcaaccacCAACTTGGTCATTCAAATTGTTTAAgaatttaaatagaaaaaaacactcaccTGGTGAAAGGTATGGTCCTATCACGGCACTGGGCTCCAACTGCAACACCAACGAGATTCTGCTCAGCGATATAACACTCAATGAACTGGTTAGGATGTTTCTacaacaatttatttttgtatggATGGCACTTCTTCACAACTACAAATGTTTAACTCTACCTGAAGGAGTTTCTCGGAAAATGTGGAATTCTTCGTATCACCATCTAATCCGATGACACGTGGGTTAGCATCTCCAAGTTTTGCTAAAGCAGTACCGTACGCAGCTCTTGTGGCAACCTGAAGAACAATTCCAGCCACAAAAATATCACTTTGAAATGAATTCAGCATGAGAATAGGGCTCTATTTCCAATTTCAGGCGCATGAACTTACACACAATTTTATCATTGTATGGATTTCCAAACTCCATTACATTTAAATCTATTCGTTTTCTCACCTTATCACCCATTTTGTAATTGGGAGGAGCCATCTTAATGGAACCAATATGTAGGTCAACTTTTGGCGCGTCATTAACTGGTTTCTTAGCGACCAATTTTCCCTTTTGGCTGCCATGCAGACGTGCCTTGACGCCGTTGACCTACAAACATATCCGCAACTGTCTGAGAGATAGAAGCGTTtagaaattgcagaaaacgCACTTTGTCCGCTGGAACTGGTTTTCCATGCCAATTATCTTTGTCAGCAATGCCATCGATGCCTTGTCCTTTGTAAGTCTTTGCAATGATGGCAGTAGGCTTACCCTGAAATGTAGAATACCTAATTCGAGTACTGAGTCAAATACCTGCAAAATACCTTAGTATTTTTAGCAGTTTCAAAGGCATTAATAATCTCATCCAAATTGTGCCCATCCACAACGATGGCATTGAAGCCGAACGCGGCATACCTAGCCTAGAAAATTCGAGACTTTGAGTCCATTTCTCTTTCAAATCACatgcaatgttttttttttgggtaatCTCTACAGCCTAAAACTGACCTGATATATCTCAACGTGATGTCCCAGGGCAGTTTCCTGCGACTGGCCCAAACGATTCACATCAACAATGGCAACCAAGTTATCAAGTCCATATTTGGAAGCAAATGCTGAACAATCACTGTGGTAACCGAACCTCTGacgttattttcattttgattttgatgatTGTCTTCACAAACAATTCTCTTTCCTTCACAGAAATCTATTTCACAACCACCTCATCGTTTGGAGCCTACAAAATAGCACCAAAATGACCACTTCAACAAACTGCAAAACAATGTTAAAAGGACAGAAGATAAAGTtcttggcgtatcaatccacttgggatgcgccaacgtgtttCACTGCAACTCGTAATCGTTtaggttttggaacgcttgttgccctatacaatgacttgaaggTGTCAGCCGaggatcaagtcagtgtttttatcctcccagataagtctggtaccaatttatcgaccccgggggatgaaaggcttatcTTGCACTAGGGCTGTTTCGGatcctcgaccgtgtggctacaacggacctctaaccgcctgcgccacacccgccccaaaaaACAATGTTTGAAGTCGGAAAAGGAGACGAGTGCAGAAATgtgaaagtgaagaaaggcaaaaactagaaatttacAGTTTTCACTATGAGAGCCCTACGAAATATATGAACTTTGCAGTTTGCAGAACAGTGCAGCAATTGCAGACTAAATAGAAATTAACGAAGCAAAAGGCGCAAAATCAAAGGTTATTGCAGAACCAGTCTCAGATCATTGCACTTCTGAAATCTGCCAAAACAACAAGTAAGTTCAAGACTGTCGAACACATTTTAAAGAGTCTCTTTTGCTCATTCTTCTGATGACGTGCTTACGTTTGTGCAGTTACAGTTCAATTCCGCATGGAACGAGTAACACCTGGTTAGGAAGGAAATGTTATAGCCTAACCTGCAGCTTCCCACACAGCTCCCTCAGCATTTTCTCCATCTCCCATCAAGCAGTAAACCCGATAGCTCGCCTAAaccatgaaataaaaaagaccaAAGATATACGGAAATCCACACAACATGAGGCGGACATCACCTTATCTATATATTTCCCTACATATGCCATCCCAGCAGCACACGACAATCCCTGTCCAAGTGAACCGGTAGCAACATCAATGAAATTTAGGCGCTGAAATGGATCAAATGTAAAACATATTCACCTTAATGTCGTTAAGGAAcggtttattgtgatattgcTGATCATTTTCTCCAACTCATTTATAcaacaggaagaaaattttttgaaagaagaaatatcacTCACAGGAGTAGGATGTCCCTCGATGTCAGAGGTGATTTTACGCAGCGACATGACCTGATCTCTCGACAAAAGACCAGCTTCTTCCCAAGCCGCATAGAGAATGGGACAAGCATGACCCTGTTTATAGAGAACTCATATTCAATATTTCTTACATgtgcaaaaaaagtagaaagaataCAAAACGCTAGGGATTCACCTTTGAAAGCACAAACCGGTCAGCACTGGGGCATTTTGGATTAGCGATGTCGTACTTCATTTCGTGAAAAAACAAGGCTGATACTACTTCAGCTAAAACACCCACGTCAATTCTTACTGAACTTACAGAATATTGCAAAATTCTGGGTAAATACCTGCTGATGTAGACGACGTTGGATGCCCACTCTTAGAAGCACAGGTCATCTCAATGGCCGAAATGCGCATACGGTTCGCGCAGTCCTCAAGATCATTACGAAGCTCGGCTGAGATGGGCATCTTGGTTACCTAAATCACACGAAATCTCATCCGTAATGTAGATAATGACACGAATCACAccttgaaaataagaaaatccaGGAAGATAAGTCTAGAAGCAAATAAGCCAGATCAAATAAGAAGAAACAGTAATTATTCACTAAGGGTTAATTCTAGAGAGTTCACACATTGGGGATGACAATGGTGAGGAGCCAAACAGTAGCTTGCAAGTgaacaaacaataacaaaaa
Coding sequences within it:
- a CDS encoding hypothetical protein (NECATOR_CHRIV.G14354.T3) encodes the protein MARAAIGVSLSLGQRCSMLRVPSQLRSCGKIVSDCARPEETNCWNCQDVVNCTKKFFCDHCHTLQPPPGTQNLFEYLGLPVSFEIDESLLKKRFRELQFAMHPDKFARASEHEKEISDEHSRKLNESYKTLSEPLLRAKYLLKVLGESDRGGKGLGPSADKVRDMDSAFLMEMMEWNERVSEMSSKDDLTTEKTTVQEEIDGLMEELGKHTDSCVSCCARSGAVETAVGIEVTKMPISAELRNDLEDCANRMRISAIEMTCASKSGHPTSSTSAAEVVSALFFHEMKYDIANPKCPSADRFVLSKGHACPILYAAWEEAGLLSRDQVMSLRKITSDIEGHPTPRLNFIDVATGSLGQGLSCAAGMAYVGKYIDKASYRVYCLMGDGENAEGAVWEAAAFASKYGLDNLVAIVDVNRLGQSQETALGHHVEIYQARYAAFGFNAIVVDGHNLDEIINAFETAKNTKGKPTAIIAKTYKGQGIDGIADKDNWHGKPVPADKVNGVKARLHGSQKGKLVAKKPVNDAPKVDLHIGSIKMAPPNYKMGDKVATRAAYGTALAKLGDANPRVIGLDGDTKNSTFSEKLLQKHPNQFIECYIAEQNLVGVAVGAQCRDRTIPFTSTFAAFFTRACDQIRMAAVSFANLKCAGSHVGVSIGEDGPSQMALEDLAMFRALPGSTVFYPTDAVSAERATELAANIRGIVFIRTGRPALPVLYANDEHFEVGKAKVLKQSPTDKFVLIGAGVTAYECIKAAEQLEKDGIHCCIIDPFTIKPIDQATIVEHAKRVGGKILTVEDHYPAGGIGEAVSSAVADHTNIRVRSICVQNVPRSGSPDELLDMFGISAKHIVEAVKKY
- a CDS encoding hypothetical protein (NECATOR_CHRIV.G14354.T1), yielding MLRLSNILRSWVTKMPISAELRNDLEDCANRMRISAIEMTCASKSGHPTSSTSAAEVVSALFFHEMKYDIANPKCPSADRFVLSKGHACPILYAAWEEAGLLSRDQVMSLRKITSDIEGHPTPRLNFIDVATGSLGQGLSCAAGMAYVGKYIDKASYRVYCLMGDGENAEGAVWEAAAFASKYGLDNLVAIVDVNRLGQSQETALGHHVEIYQARYAAFGFNAIVVDGHNLDEIINAFETAKNTKGKPTAIIAKTYKGQGIDGIADKDNWHGKPVPADKVNGVKARLHGSQKGKLVAKKPVNDAPKVDLHIGSIKMAPPNYKMGDKVATRAAYGTALAKLGDANPRVIGLDGDTKNSTFSEKLLQKHPNQFIECYIAEQNLVGVAVGAQCRDRTIPFTSTFAAFFTRACDQIRMAAVSFANLKCAGSHVGVSIGEDGPSQMALEDLAMFRALPGSTVFYPTDAVSAERATELAANIRGIVFIRTGRPALPVLYANDEHFEVGKAKVLKQSPTDKFVLIGAGVTAYECIKAAEQLEKDGIHCCIIDPFTIKPIDQATIVEHAKRVGGKILTVEDHYPAGGIGEAVSSAVADHTNIRVRSICVQNVPRSGSPDELLDMFGISAKHIVEAVKKY